One Glycine max cultivar Williams 82 chromosome 4, Glycine_max_v4.0, whole genome shotgun sequence DNA segment encodes these proteins:
- the LOC113001429 gene encoding ATP-dependent DNA helicase PIF1-like has protein sequence MRLQSNPSNHSSTHELIQFSDWLLDIGDGKLGQPNNVHCEITIPDEFLIMVFEDPIQAIVDATYPDLLQNYNNADFLQKRAILASTKDVVDKINDYVLSLIPGDEKEYCSADSVDKSDELLNPTFGVLTPEFLNTLKTSGIPNHKLRIKIGTPIILLQNLDQADGLCNGTRLIVTKLGTNVVEAEVIAGPNIGHRTYIPRMNMSPSDSPWPFKLIRRQLSFIVSFAMTINKSQGQSLAHVRLYLPNPVFCHGQLYVALSRVQSKKGLRILIHDKQGIAKNTTINVVYKEVFANL, from the coding sequence atgCGCTTGCAATCCAATCCTTCTAACCATAGCAGCACTCATGAACTCATACAGTTTTCTGATTGGTTACTAGACATAGGTGATGGCAAACTTGGCCAACCTAACAATGTACATTGCGAAATCACCATCCCAGATGAGTTTCTTATAATGGTTTTTGAGGATCCTATCCAAGCAATTGTTGATGCAACGTATCCAGATTTATTACAAAACTACAACAATGCAGATTTCTTGCAAAAGAGAGCTATCCTAGCCTCTACAAAAGATGTTGTTGACAAAATAAATGACTATGTCCTGTCTTTGATTCCTGGTGACGAGAAAGAGTATTGTAGTGCTGATAGTGTTGACAAATCTGATGAACTACTCAATCCTACTTTTGGAGTACTAACACCTGAGTTTCTTAACACCTTGAAAACATCAGGGATACCTAATCACAAGCTAAGAATCAAGATTGGTACTCCCATCATACTACTCCAAAATTTGGACCAGGCAGATGGTTTATGCAATGGAACTCGACTAATTGTCACCAAACTTGGAACCAATGTAGTTGAAGCAGAGGTAATAGCTGGACCCAATATAGGTCATAGGACATACATACCAAGAATGAATATGTCTCCTTCCGATTCTCCATGGCcattcaaattaattagaagACAGCTTTCATTCATCGTTTCATTTGCAATGACTATAAACAAGTCTCAAGGACAGTCCTTGGCACATGTTCGATTGTATTTGCCAAACCCAGTATTTTGTCATGGCCAACTATATGTTGCACTTTCACGAGTGCAAAGTAAAAAAGGACTACGTATTCTTATTCATGATAAACAAGGCATTGCAAAAAATACTACCATTAATGTGGTATACAAAGAAGTATTTGCAAACTTATAA